The following are from one region of the Biomphalaria glabrata chromosome 4, xgBioGlab47.1, whole genome shotgun sequence genome:
- the LOC106061376 gene encoding tubulin alpha-3 chain-like isoform X1: MLQHRECISIHVGQAGVQIGNACWELYCLEHGIQPNGKMEDLKYATNNGDESYNTFFSETSMGKHVPRAIYVDLEPSVVDEVRTGAYRQLFHPEQLVNGKEDAANNYARGHYTVGKEIVDLVLDRIRKMADPCTGLQGFLVFHSFGGGTGSGFSSLLMERLSVDYGKKSKLEFAVYPAPQVSTAVVEPYNSILTTHTTLEHSDCAFMVDNEAIYDICRRNLDIERPSYVNLNRLIGQIVSSITASLRFDGALNVDLTEFQTNLVPYPRIHFPLVTYAPIISAEKAYHEQMSVAEITNACFEPYNQMVKCDPRMGKYMACCMLYRGDVVPKDVNVAIATIKTKRSIQFVDWCPTGFKVGINYQPPTIVPGGDLAQVQRAVCMLSNTTAIAEAWGRLDHKFDLMYAKRAFVHWYVGEGMEEGEFAEAREDLAALERDYEEVGLETVIEGAGGEEGDEY, translated from the exons ATGTTACAACAC CGTGAGTGTATCTCCATCCATGTTGGCCAGGCCGGAGTTCAGATTGGTAACGCCTGCTGGGAACTCTACTGTCTGGAGCATGGCATACAACCCAATGGCAAGATGGAGGATTTGAAATATGCCACGAACAATGGGGACGAGAGTTACAACACGTTCTTCAGTGAAACCTCCATGGGGAAACATGTCCCTCGAGCCATTTATGTCGACCTAGAACCCAGCGTAGTTG ACGAGGTGCGTACAGGGGCGTATCGTCAACTCTTTCACCCGGAGCAATTAGTGAATGGTAAAGAAGACGCGGCCAACAATTACGCCCGAGGTCACTACACTGTAGGCAAAGAAATTGTGGACCTTGTTCTGGACAGAATCAGAAAGATg GCTGACCCATGCACTGGTCTTCAAGGTTTCCTCGTGTTCCATAGTTTTGGAGGTGGTACTGGTTCCGGTTTCTCCTCACTTCTGATGGAGAGACTAAGTGTAGATTACGGCAAAAAGTCCAAGTTAGAATTTGCTGTCTATCCTGCACCTCAG GTGTCTACAGCAGTGGTTGAACCCTACAACTCTATTTTAACCACTCACACGACATTAGAACATTCAGACTGCGCATTTATGGTAGACAATGAAGCCATCTACGATATATGCAG GCGAAACCTGGACATCGAGAGGCCATCTTATGTGAATCTAAATCGTCTAATAGGCCAGATTGTCTCATCCATCACAGCCTCGCTTCGTTTTGATGGAGCTTTGAACGTTGACCTAACAGAGTTTCAGACGAACCTTGTGCCGTACCCCAGAATTCACTTTCCATTAGTTACATATGCACCCATCATCTCAg CTGAGAAAGCTTATCACGAGCAAATGTCTGTGGCGGAGATCACCAACGCGTGTTTCGAGCCTTACAATCAGATGGTCAAGTGCGACCCAAGAATGGGCAAGTACATGGCTTGTTGTATGTTGTATAGAGGAGACGTGGTGCCCAAAGACGTCAACGTTGCCATAGCAACTATCAAAACTAAGCGGTCCATCCAATTTGTGGACTGGTGCCCTACAGGCTTTAAAGTAGGCATTAACTACCAACCACCTACTATAGTTCCAG GTGGTGATCTCGCTCAAGTTCAGAGGGCAGTCTGTATGTTAAGTAATACCACAGCCATTGCAGAGGCTTGGGGCAGACTTGACCACAAGTTTGACCTAATGTATGCCAAGAGAGCATTCGTGCATTGGTATGTGGGAGAAG GAATGGAGGAGGGTGAATTTGCCGAGGCCAGGGAGGACCTGGCAGCACTAGAAAGAGATTACGAGGAAGTTGGACTTGAAACTGTCATTGAGGGTGCTGGGGGAGAGGAAGGAGATGAGTACTAG
- the LOC106061377 gene encoding PI-PLC X domain-containing protein 2-like isoform X1: protein MSSLENAEWMTLLKSTSLLDIPLTDLAIPGTHNSGTFALDSNGCVVPGASTEIENLANNPLIGQMAKGIIQRWAVCQSLDFSHQLELGIRYFDLRVATKPDCQEIFCVHQLYGSKVTDLTDAVDKYLKAHPHEVVLIDFNHFYCFEAEHHIQLATLLLSVFGTKICPNCDLQSLTLRRMWEDKKQVIIFYQSPEVEMFPEFFLSDTIISPWPNTPDKELCKQYLNQKLTQKHKKFVVCQGVLTPTLATIMAGLFGSLENWTKPWITDFTTWIRVSDPCQHHLNIVITDFVHNSEFIQTVIDLNKCKVKAELH from the exons GAACTCATAATTCAGGCACATTTGCCTTAGATTCTAATGGCTGTGTGGTGCCCGGAGCATCAACAGAAATAGAAAATCTTGCCAACAATCCACTTATTGGACAGATGGCTAAAGGCATCATTCAACGTTGGGCAGTTTGCCAATCTCTAGATTTCAGCCATCAGCTTGAGTTGGGCATCAGATATTTTGACCTCAGAGTGGCCACCAAGCCTGATTGTcaagaaatattttgtgttcATCAATTGTATGGCTCGAAG GTAACAGACTTGACTGATGCTGTAGACAAGTATTTGAAAGCTCATCCACATGAAGTGGTTTTGATTGATTTCAATCATTTCTACTGTTTTGAAGCAGAACATCACATCCAGCTGGCCACACTTCTTCTGTCAGTATTTGGAACAAAAATATGTCCTAACTGTGACCTAcagagtctaacactgagaagGATGTGGGAGGATAAAAAACAG GTGATTATTTTCTATCAATCACCTGAAGTGGAAATGTTTCCGGAATTTTTTCTGTCAGATACTATTATCTCTCCTTGGCCCAACACTCCAGATAAAGAACTCTGTAAACAATATTTAAACCAAAAGTTGACACAGAAACACAAAAAATTTGTAGTTTGTCAAG GTGTTTTGACCCCAACTCTGGCTACCATTATGGCAGGTCTATTCGGCAGTTTAGAGAACTGGACAAAACCATGGATTACAGACTTTACTACATGGATAAGGGTCAGTGATCCCTGCCAACATCATCTCAACATTGTTATTACTGATTTTGTTCACAATAGTGAATTTATACAAACTGTGATAGATTTGAACAAATGTAAAGTGAAAGCTGAACTCCACTGA
- the LOC106061377 gene encoding PI-PLC X domain-containing protein 2-like isoform X2 produces MKKQQPNKFEIHFSYIKRQLNGRKLGTHNSGTFALDSNGCVVPGASTEIENLANNPLIGQMAKGIIQRWAVCQSLDFSHQLELGIRYFDLRVATKPDCQEIFCVHQLYGSKVTDLTDAVDKYLKAHPHEVVLIDFNHFYCFEAEHHIQLATLLLSVFGTKICPNCDLQSLTLRRMWEDKKQVIIFYQSPEVEMFPEFFLSDTIISPWPNTPDKELCKQYLNQKLTQKHKKFVVCQGVLTPTLATIMAGLFGSLENWTKPWITDFTTWIRVSDPCQHHLNIVITDFVHNSEFIQTVIDLNKCKVKAELH; encoded by the exons atgaaaaaacaacaacctaacaaatttgaaattcatttttcttacataaaaagacagctaaatggaaggaaattgg GAACTCATAATTCAGGCACATTTGCCTTAGATTCTAATGGCTGTGTGGTGCCCGGAGCATCAACAGAAATAGAAAATCTTGCCAACAATCCACTTATTGGACAGATGGCTAAAGGCATCATTCAACGTTGGGCAGTTTGCCAATCTCTAGATTTCAGCCATCAGCTTGAGTTGGGCATCAGATATTTTGACCTCAGAGTGGCCACCAAGCCTGATTGTcaagaaatattttgtgttcATCAATTGTATGGCTCGAAG GTAACAGACTTGACTGATGCTGTAGACAAGTATTTGAAAGCTCATCCACATGAAGTGGTTTTGATTGATTTCAATCATTTCTACTGTTTTGAAGCAGAACATCACATCCAGCTGGCCACACTTCTTCTGTCAGTATTTGGAACAAAAATATGTCCTAACTGTGACCTAcagagtctaacactgagaagGATGTGGGAGGATAAAAAACAG GTGATTATTTTCTATCAATCACCTGAAGTGGAAATGTTTCCGGAATTTTTTCTGTCAGATACTATTATCTCTCCTTGGCCCAACACTCCAGATAAAGAACTCTGTAAACAATATTTAAACCAAAAGTTGACACAGAAACACAAAAAATTTGTAGTTTGTCAAG GTGTTTTGACCCCAACTCTGGCTACCATTATGGCAGGTCTATTCGGCAGTTTAGAGAACTGGACAAAACCATGGATTACAGACTTTACTACATGGATAAGGGTCAGTGATCCCTGCCAACATCATCTCAACATTGTTATTACTGATTTTGTTCACAATAGTGAATTTATACAAACTGTGATAGATTTGAACAAATGTAAAGTGAAAGCTGAACTCCACTGA
- the LOC106061376 gene encoding tubulin alpha-3 chain-like isoform X2, whose protein sequence is MRECISIHVGQAGVQIGNACWELYCLEHGIQPNGKMEDLKYATNNGDESYNTFFSETSMGKHVPRAIYVDLEPSVVDEVRTGAYRQLFHPEQLVNGKEDAANNYARGHYTVGKEIVDLVLDRIRKMADPCTGLQGFLVFHSFGGGTGSGFSSLLMERLSVDYGKKSKLEFAVYPAPQVSTAVVEPYNSILTTHTTLEHSDCAFMVDNEAIYDICRRNLDIERPSYVNLNRLIGQIVSSITASLRFDGALNVDLTEFQTNLVPYPRIHFPLVTYAPIISAEKAYHEQMSVAEITNACFEPYNQMVKCDPRMGKYMACCMLYRGDVVPKDVNVAIATIKTKRSIQFVDWCPTGFKVGINYQPPTIVPGGDLAQVQRAVCMLSNTTAIAEAWGRLDHKFDLMYAKRAFVHWYVGEGMEEGEFAEAREDLAALERDYEEVGLETVIEGAGGEEGDEY, encoded by the exons ATG CGTGAGTGTATCTCCATCCATGTTGGCCAGGCCGGAGTTCAGATTGGTAACGCCTGCTGGGAACTCTACTGTCTGGAGCATGGCATACAACCCAATGGCAAGATGGAGGATTTGAAATATGCCACGAACAATGGGGACGAGAGTTACAACACGTTCTTCAGTGAAACCTCCATGGGGAAACATGTCCCTCGAGCCATTTATGTCGACCTAGAACCCAGCGTAGTTG ACGAGGTGCGTACAGGGGCGTATCGTCAACTCTTTCACCCGGAGCAATTAGTGAATGGTAAAGAAGACGCGGCCAACAATTACGCCCGAGGTCACTACACTGTAGGCAAAGAAATTGTGGACCTTGTTCTGGACAGAATCAGAAAGATg GCTGACCCATGCACTGGTCTTCAAGGTTTCCTCGTGTTCCATAGTTTTGGAGGTGGTACTGGTTCCGGTTTCTCCTCACTTCTGATGGAGAGACTAAGTGTAGATTACGGCAAAAAGTCCAAGTTAGAATTTGCTGTCTATCCTGCACCTCAG GTGTCTACAGCAGTGGTTGAACCCTACAACTCTATTTTAACCACTCACACGACATTAGAACATTCAGACTGCGCATTTATGGTAGACAATGAAGCCATCTACGATATATGCAG GCGAAACCTGGACATCGAGAGGCCATCTTATGTGAATCTAAATCGTCTAATAGGCCAGATTGTCTCATCCATCACAGCCTCGCTTCGTTTTGATGGAGCTTTGAACGTTGACCTAACAGAGTTTCAGACGAACCTTGTGCCGTACCCCAGAATTCACTTTCCATTAGTTACATATGCACCCATCATCTCAg CTGAGAAAGCTTATCACGAGCAAATGTCTGTGGCGGAGATCACCAACGCGTGTTTCGAGCCTTACAATCAGATGGTCAAGTGCGACCCAAGAATGGGCAAGTACATGGCTTGTTGTATGTTGTATAGAGGAGACGTGGTGCCCAAAGACGTCAACGTTGCCATAGCAACTATCAAAACTAAGCGGTCCATCCAATTTGTGGACTGGTGCCCTACAGGCTTTAAAGTAGGCATTAACTACCAACCACCTACTATAGTTCCAG GTGGTGATCTCGCTCAAGTTCAGAGGGCAGTCTGTATGTTAAGTAATACCACAGCCATTGCAGAGGCTTGGGGCAGACTTGACCACAAGTTTGACCTAATGTATGCCAAGAGAGCATTCGTGCATTGGTATGTGGGAGAAG GAATGGAGGAGGGTGAATTTGCCGAGGCCAGGGAGGACCTGGCAGCACTAGAAAGAGATTACGAGGAAGTTGGACTTGAAACTGTCATTGAGGGTGCTGGGGGAGAGGAAGGAGATGAGTACTAG